One region of Oryza sativa Japonica Group chromosome 10, ASM3414082v1 genomic DNA includes:
- the LOC4348010 gene encoding putative F-box protein At2g02030 codes for MLLRSGRRLAAGGGGGGGGAPRGSPPGGGSPLNSSRRSSRRPRPSGSSPTSSPGQIRSPPDDGDGQPPPPRRRRRGEPPSPSPVPGTATSEAAVAGLPIPEEIQEEILLRLPANSVLHCRAVCRSWRHIASTHAFLLRHHRRQPEFPLVTSFRNPAPADQWMPNCLDAILLRSAERRPIFSFPRPFCGGFPITASCDGLLIVGGYICNPTTRQRAPISRWTIDNIVGLYRHEPSGEYRVLYFASSDTPSEVYCPICYCVLAVGSNKPRQIPCSVTPMDEEIIGAPGPMIFGRPVLIHGNLHLHWKKRRGTRYNRILVFNTVAESFRQLRPPAVNPRNYTRLLAMDGMLAMSVSKERVMDMSIFMLEDYDHEVWVFRYKIKLPTMEIRRFQDQGDWWAEVVSEEGDILVSCFGWLLHCDNKGNLVSKFQYNDDLPAISPHRIKESLIQHAFFKEGTKK; via the coding sequence ATGCTCCTTCGATCTGGgcggcgcctcgccgccggcggcggcggcggcggcggcggcgcaccccgAGGCTCTCCTCCCGGCGGAGGTTCCCCTCTCAACTCGTCTCGCCGCTCCtctcgtcgaccccgtccgaGCGGGAGCAGCCCCACCTCCTCTCCGGGCCAGATCCGGTCTCCTCCTGACGATGGCGATGGCCAGCCACCACCTCCTCGTCGGAGGAGGCGTGGTGAACCTCCGTCTCCATCTCCCGTGCCAGGAACAGCAACAAGCGAAGCCGCCGTCGCGGGCCTCCCCATCCCCGAGGAGATCCAGGAGGAAATCCTGCTCCGCCTGCCGGCCAACTCCGTCCTCCACTGCCGCGCCGTGTGCCGGTCGTGGCGCCACATCGCCTCCACCCACGcgttcctcctccgccaccaccgccgccagccggaGTTCCCCCTTGTCACCTCCTTCCGAAACCCCGCACCCGCTGACCAATGGATGCCCAACTGCCTCGACGCCATCCTCCTCCGATCTGCAGAGCGCCGCCCAATCTTCAGTTTCCCGCGACCCTTTTGTGGAGGTTTCCCCATCACAGCCTCCTGCGATGGCCTCCTCATCGTTGGCGGGTACATCTGCAACCCGACCACACGCCAACGCGCGCCCATTTCCAGGTGGACGATTGACAATATCGTCGGATTATACCGGCATGAACCTTCCGGAGAGTATCGCGTGCTCTACTTCGCTTCGTCAGATACCCCTTCTGAGGTGTATTGCCCGATTTGCTACTGTGTCCTCGCGGTGGGTAGCAACAAGCCGAGGCAAATCCCGTGTTCAGTGACACCCATGGATGAGGAGATCATAGGAGCACCGGGCCCGATGATCTTTGGCAGGCCGGTACTCATCCATGGCAATCTGCACCTGCATTGGAAGAAACGGCGGGGAACACGCTACAATAGGATCCTAGTCTTCAATACGGTGGCGGAGTCATTCCGGCAATTGCGCCCACCAGCTGTGAATCCTCGGAATTATACAAGGTTACTTGCCATGGATGGCATGCTTGCTATGTCCGTTAGCAAAGAACGTGTGATGGACATGAGCATCTTCATGTTGGAAGACTACGATCATGAGGTCTGGGTGTTCCGGTACAAGATTAAGCTGCCAACAATGGAGATCAGGCGTTTCCAAGATCAGGGTGATTGGTGGGCGGAGGTTGTGTCCGAGGAGGGAGATATTCTTGTCAGTTGTTTTGGCTGGTTGTTGCACTGTGACAACAAGGGTAATTTGGTGTCCAAATTCCAGTACAATGATGACTTGCCAGCAATCAGTCCTCATAGAATCAAGGAAAGCCTTATTCAGCACGCCTTTTTCAAGGAAGGAACAAAGAAATGA
- the LOC4348011 gene encoding MEIOTIC F-BOX protein MOF-like gives MMEPAHAPGRDRLSALPDNVLRRIMSFLNARQSVQTCVLSRRWRHLWRSLPRINADYTEFCFACLDEKKEKVQEARFKKFVSTLLLRRDPVPLLDKFWLRYQVSDGNNNEKASAEAGLWISHALQLQTPVVEVLTFQFPLMLDHAVFTSDYLRKLGLSNAYLRMGFFEQLSRGCPQLEDVFLNDCIILDDEISSTTLKTLNIYASRFSEDYRASISTPSLTSLTLYKPDASVPSLKDMKSLVSASIILDDNTDIHELLMSLSGVRNLDLECPQKMVTIAKNTQWCPEFKDLVNLSLGQFCLGSKLYALTVFLKNSPKLEKLTLDPPEVIIDKLEERSFECEHLKIVEVICSEDDSTLLKLVEDIFVTSGMNSLQINRKSSYKQYYSDDFFQI, from the exons ATGATGGAGCCGGCTCATGCCCCCGGCAGAGACAGGCTCAGCGCCCTCCCGGACAACGTCCTCCGCCGCATCATGTCCTTCCTCAACGCGCGCCAGTCCGTGCAGACGTGCGTGctgtcgcggcggtggcgccacctCTGGCGCTCCCTGCCACGCATCAACGCCGACTACACCGAGTTCTGCTTCGCCTGCTTGGatgagaagaaagagaaggtGCAGGAGGCGCGGTTCAAGAAGTTCGTGAGCACGCTGCTGCTACGCCGTGACCCCGTCCCCTTGCTGGACAAGTTCTGGCTCAGGTACCAGGTGTCTGACGGCAACAACAACGAGAAAGCTTCAGCAGAAGCTGGTCTGTGGATCAGCCATGCGTTGCAGTTGCAGACCCCGGTCGTGGAGGTTCTCACATTTCAATTTCCATTGATGCTAGACCATGCTGTATTTACCTCAGACTACTTGAGAAAATTGGGCCTCTCCAATGCTTATCTCCGCATGGGTTTCTTCGAGCAACTCAGCAGAGGCTGCCCACAGTTGGAAGATGTGTTCTTGAATGATTGCATCATTCTGGATGATGAGATTTCCTCAACCACTCTCAAGACTTTGAACATCTATGCTTCTCGGTTTTCGGAGGACTACCGTGCTTCTATTTCTACTCCGAGCCTCACTTCTCTGACATTGTATAAACCTGATGCCAGTGTACCTTCACTAAAGGACATGAAATCACTAGTGTCTGCTTCCATTATTCTCGACGATAATACTGATATCCATGAGTTGCTCATGAGCCTTTCTGGTGTCAGAAATTTGGACTTGGAGTGCCCGCAGAAAATG GTCACAATCGCAAAAAATACGCAATGGTGTCCAGAATTCAAAGATCTTGTAAACCTGAGTCTGGGTCAGTTTTGTCTGGGCTCAAAGTTATATGCATTAACTGTCTTCCTTAAGAACTCACCGAAACTAGAGAAGCTGACTCTGGACCCCCCTGAG GTAATCATTGATAAGCTTGAAGAAAGATCATTTGAATGTGAGCACCTTAAGATTGTTGAAGTCATATGCTCGGAGGATGATAGTACTTTGCTCAAGCTCGTGGAGGACATCTTTGTTACTAGTGGCATGAACTCTCTTCAGATTAATCGCAAAAGCAGTTACAAGCAGTACTATTCAGAtgatttttttcagatttga